One Aethina tumida isolate Nest 87 chromosome 5, icAetTumi1.1, whole genome shotgun sequence genomic window carries:
- the LOC109601726 gene encoding uncharacterized protein LOC109601726: protein MTTKCPCTGGCYSDKTLVGDWENSRARYQKRRDVGDMYTTTFKKDFCPKPLTEGYQDFVWDEKLKSQGNEFVSSLTKYEKSPNYYQNYTTTYDLTFNHFPKMYKSYIPRTLRFRAMHHIPSQEYLKTYGNLTSYGLTEAYKKYWEREGEVPRFLNSTEYRELYDAYEVKYYQDAHALRKDVIAISQGKAKPRNPITWEDIKVEN from the exons ATGACGACGAAATGTCCGTGCACT GGGGGGTGTTATTCGGACAAAACTCTGGTTGGCGATTGGGAGAATAGTCGTGCCAGATACCAAAAGAGACGGGATGTTGGGGACATGTACACCACAACATTCAAGAAGGACTTTTGTCCTAAACCGTTAACCGAAGGTTACCAGGACTTTGTTTGGGACGAAAAGCTTAAGTCACAG GGTAACGAATTCGTGTCGTCACTCACGAAGTACGAGAAATCCCCCAACTACTACCAAAACTATACCACCACCTACGACCTAACATTCAATCATTTCCctaaaatgtacaaaagttACATTCCCAGGACGTTACGATTCAGAGCCATGCACCACATCCCGTCAcaagaatatttaaagactTAC GGAAATTTGACCAGTTACGGCCTCACAGAGgcctacaaaaaatattgggaACGTGAGGGCGAAGTGCCCAGATTTTTGAACTCGACGGAGTACCGCGAACTTTACGATGCGTACGAAGTGAAATACTACCAGGA TGCACATGCTTTAAGGAAGGACGTGATCGCGATTTCCCAAGGCAAAGCGAAACCAAGGAACCCGATAACTTGGGAAGACATAAAagtcgaaaattaa